A genomic region of Magnolia sinica isolate HGM2019 chromosome 6, MsV1, whole genome shotgun sequence contains the following coding sequences:
- the LOC131247952 gene encoding bifunctional pinoresinol-lariciresinol reductase 2-like: MGKSKVLVVGGTGYIGKRIVKASLALGHETHVLHRPEIGVEIEKVQMLLSFKAQGAHLVQGSFSDHQSLVDAVKRVDVVICAISGVHIRSHHILLQLKLVDAIKEAGNIKCFLPSEFGMDPARMDHAMEPGRVTFDEKMVVRKAIQNAGIPFTYISANCFAGYFLGGLCQIGRITPSRESVVLLGDANVKAIYVDEDDIAIYTIKTIDDPRTLNKTVYLRPPENILSQREVVRIWEKHIGKELKKSTISAEDFLATMKGLDYEQQVGLTHYYHVCYEGCLTNFEIGEDGVEASELYPEIKYTRVDEYLKRYL, from the exons atgggaaaaaGCAAGGTTCTTGTGGTAGGGGGCACTGGATACATTGGGAAGAGGATCGTTAAGGCAAGCTTAGCCCTGGGACACGAGACACACGTGCTCCATCGGCCGGAGATCGGCGTTGAAATCGAAAAGGTCCAGATGCTCTTATCATTCAAGGCTCAAGGGGCACACCTCGTCCAAGGGTCCTTCTCCGATCACCAGAGCCTTGTGGATGCTGTGAAACGAGTCGATGTTGTCATATGTGCCATTTCCGGCGTACATATCAGGAGCCACCATATCCTCCTGCAGCTAAAACTCGTAGACGCCATCAAAGAAGCCGGAAATATCAAG TGTTTTCTGCCGTCGGAGTTTGGAATGGACCCAGCACGGATGGACCATGCAATGGAACCCGGAAGAGTGACATTCGACGAAAAGATGGTGGTGAGGAAGGCAATCCAAAATGCCGGCATTCCCTTCACTTACATCTCTGCCAACTGCTTCGCTGGGTATTTCCTTGGCGGCCTTTGCCAAATTGGTCGAATCACCCCTTCGAGAGAGAGCGTGGTCTTGTTGGGAGATGCTAACGTTAAAG CCATTTATGTGGACGAAGACGATATTGCCATCTACACCATCAAAACAATAGACGATCCACGTACACTGAACAAAACAGTCTACCTCCGGCCGCCAGAAAACATCCTCTCACAAAGGGAGGTAGTCAGGATATGGGAGAAGCACATTGGGAAAGAACTCAAGAAGTCCACTATATCTGCGGAGGATTTCCTCGCCACCATGAAAG GTCTGGATTACGAGCAGCAAGTGGGGTTGACACATTACTACCATGTTTGCTATGAGGGTTGTCTTACGAATTTTGAAATAGGTGAAGATGGAGTCGAGGCATCGGAGCTGTATCCAGAGATTAAGTACACTCGAGTGGATGAATATCTCAAACGCTATTTGTAG